A genomic segment from Colletotrichum higginsianum IMI 349063 chromosome 5, whole genome shotgun sequence encodes:
- a CDS encoding Endochitinase gives MLFKKSFLAAAAAISPALAHSSSQPQSKAPSSFGGLSLYWGQYGDPSDRLSSYCDAPGVTSVAVSFVTYSPKNSGGYPGTNFAGHCGGEVFYKNPKTGEDTKLIMNCDYIKQDIKHCQSKGIKVLLAIGGYCPTDGPCSYDISSEDEGHQFAELLHKTFGPYDPTWSGPRPFDISATEHVSVDGFDFDLEFKYPNQKPWIRMVEKLRSVGIYYISAAPQCPTSDTYFQLKELIYNAQFDSLFIQFYNNPGCQASDTPNYDDWENVISQTSKSKDAKLYIGVLASPGAGWNGYVPPSRVKELICKFKSRPHFGGVSIWDATRGAMNQIDGQAFHEAVADALKYGCDPIPPKTSTTSVSTSTPTSSLVSSTATSSTAVSTTSSASSSVSSESVSSSHSASASASSSGSASVSASVSASASASQTGTESVSTSTSASVSASASASASVSDSATHTSTITSLSSSASVSASASASASASVSDSATHTSTITSLSSSASVSASSSATKSAATSDTCDEDDEDFPTTTLSNSHSATPIVTGTVTGSTSSADVTKTASDSATGSATGSVSDKPTGTASVTESAKNTLTSSEELVTSTVYTTKITTVTSCKPEVPCTTGQVVTETVPWYTTVCPATSTSSVVAVPTTTAPPSPPQWVTSTVYATNTYTITSCAPDIPYCPVGQVTTEVVPAYTTVCPYTSTTPAGDGGSKPSGDAQVPSEPSGNVPHPPKSTGEAPKPPVSQGGDKPSGDVPKPTGSQGGNKPSGDAPKPTTTPTGPGGEKCPGGKHCPGGDEDKTTFIYTTLTVPVTVVKHNSTILGTGSSYKPTPTGGFPSYTTAAPLPSKPVQAGAAKIGGLGIAGFAGLAAALLL, from the exons ATGCTCTTCAAGAAGTCtttccttgccgccgccgcggccatcAGCCCGGCCCTGGCACATTCCTCATCGCAACCCCAGAGCAAGGCTCCTTCGTCCTTTGGGGGACTCAGCCTTTACTGGGGACAGTACGGGGATCCTTCCGATCGGCTGTCCAGCTACTGTGATGCCCCCGGCGTCACCTCCGTTGCCGTGTCTTTCGTTACATACTCTCCCAAGAACAGCGGTGGATATCCCGGCACCAACTTCGCCGGCcactgcggcggcgaggtcttTTACAAAAACCCGAAGACTGGCGAGGACACCAAGTTGATCATGAACTGCGACTACATCAAGCAGGACATCAAGCACTGTCAGTCCAAGGGCATCAAGGTCCTTCTGGCTATCGGTGGCTACTGCCCGACTGATGGCCCCTGCAGCTACGACATCTCcagcgaagacgagggtCACCAGTTCGCCGAGCTTCTGCACAAGACTTTCGGTCCTTACGACCCGACATGGTCCGGCCCCCGTCCCTTCGATATCAGTGCCACCGAACACGTCTCTGTCGACGGTTTCGACTTCGACCTCGAGTTCAAGTACC CCAACCAGAAGCCCTGGATCAGGATGGTTGAGAAGCTCCGCAGCGTCGGCATCTACTACATCTCTGCCGCCCCCCAGTGCCCGACTTCGGACACATACTTCCAGCTCAAGGAGCTCATCTACAACGCCCAGTTCGACTCTCTCTTCATCCAGTTCTACAACAACCCCGGCTGCCAGGCCTCCGATACCCCCAACTACGACGATTGGGAGAACGTTATCTCGCAAACCTCCAAGAGCAAGGACGCCAAGCTCTAcatcggcgtcctcgccagCCCCGGTGCGGGGTGGAACGGCTATGTACCTCCTTCCAGGGTCAAGGAGCTGATCTGCAAGTTCAAGAGCAGGCCGCACTTCGGAGGCGTTTCCATCTGGGACGCGACCCGTGGCGCCATGAACCAGATCGACGGCCAGGCCTTCCACGAGGCCGTCGCAGATGCTCTCAAGTACGGCTGCGATCCCATTCCTCCCAAGACGTCAACCACCAgcgtctcgacctcgaccccAACCTCATCCTTGGTCTCTTCGACCGCCACCTCGTCTACCGCCGTCTCCACGACTTCTTCGGCCAGCTCCAGCGTTAGCTCTGAGTCTGTCAGCTCCAGCCACTCGGCGTCTgcttcggcttcgtcgtctgGCTCTGCCTCCGTTTCTGCCTCCGTCTCAGCTTCCGCTTCCGCCTCCCAAACCGGTACTGAATCCGTGTCTACTTCCACTTCTGCCAGCGTctctgcttctgcttctgccagcgcctccgtctccgacTCGGCTACTCACACCAGTACCATCACTTCACTGAGCAGCAGTGCCAGCGTTTCCGCCAGCGCCTCTGCTTCTGCCAgcgcctccgtctccgacTCGGCTACTCACACCAGTACCATCACTTCACTgagcagcagcgccagcgTTTCCGCCAGCTCTTCAGCAACCAAGTCCGCTGCCACCTCCGACACATgcgatgaggatgacgaggactTCCCGACCACGACATTGAGCAACTCTCACTCTGCTACTCCCATCGTCACTGGTACCGTTACCGGCTCCACGAGCTCTGCTGATGTCACCAAGACGGCTTCCGACTCTGCCACCGGATCTGCCACCGGCTCAGTCTCGGACAAGCCCACCGGAACTGCTTCCGTCACCGAGTCTGCCAAGAACACCCTCACTTCCTCCGAGGAGCTGGTGACCAGCACCGTCTACACCACCAAGATTACCACCGTCACATCCTGCAAGCCCGAGGTGCCTTGCACTACAGGCCAGGTCGTCACGGAGACCGTCCCATGGTATACCACTGTCTGTCCAGCTACGTCTACGTCGTCTGTTGTTGCCGTGCCCACGACGACTgctcccccttctcctccccagTGGGTCACGAGCACCGTCTACGCGACCAACACCTACACCATCACCTCATGCGCTCCCGATATCCCATACTGTCCCGTTGGCCAGGTCACCACCGAGGTTGTCCCTGCCTACACCACGGTCTGCCCGTACACCAGCACAAcgcccgccggcgacggcggcagcaagcCTTCGGGCGACGCACAAGTCCCTTCCGAGCCGTCTGGCAATGTGCCTCACCCCCCCAAGTCTACCGGCGAGGCCCCTAAGCCCCCTGTTAGCCAAGGAGGTGACAAGCCCTCGGGCGACGTTCCCAAACCGACCGGCAGCCAGGGCGGCAACAAGCCTTCGGGCGACGCTCCCAAGCCGACCACAACCCCGACCGGACCTGGCGGAGAGAAGTGCCCCGGTGGAAAGCACTGCCcgggcggcgatgaggacaAGACAACATTCATCTACACGACGCTGACGGTCCCTGTCACAGTTGTCAAGCACAACTCCACAATCCTGGGTACGGGCTCCAGCTACAAACCCACCCCGACGGGCGGGTTCCCCAGCTACACTACGGCTGCTCCCTTGCCCAGCAAGCCGGTCCAGGCCGGAGCCGCCAAGATTGGTGGTTTGGGCATTGCGGGCTTCGCCGGTCTCGCCGCTGCTCTTCTTTTGTAG